Proteins co-encoded in one Puniceicoccus vermicola genomic window:
- a CDS encoding addiction module protein gives MSTEERLRAMEMIWNSLQKEEAQLDSPSWHAEVLEERRSKIDQGQAEFVSLDEAKKLLEE, from the coding sequence ATGAGCACCGAAGAACGCCTTCGAGCCATGGAAATGATTTGGAATTCCCTTCAAAAGGAAGAGGCCCAACTCGATTCTCCCTCTTGGCACGCAGAAGTTTTGGAAGAACGCCGATCCAAGATTGATCAAGGACAAGCTGAATTTGTTTCGCTCGATGAGGCAAAGAAGCTCCTTGAGGAATGA